In a single window of the Elaeis guineensis isolate ETL-2024a chromosome 8, EG11, whole genome shotgun sequence genome:
- the LOC140859658 gene encoding uncharacterized protein isoform X2 produces MLALPVIFFAWWVKRCILLLKSRLSWNWMIVCWTAINFKLWSKYIQLASCFGIMILNGVLDARRSCKILPVTFLLLRLLPSWSYRSAENITHPYSILIKVLAGRSYRSENIFQHPK; encoded by the exons ATGCTTGCATTACCTGTGATTTTCTTTGCTTGGTGGGTAAAAAGGTGCATATTGCTTCTCAAG AGTAGATTAAGTTGGAACTGGATGATTGTATGTTGGACAGCTATAAACTTCAAGCTATGGTCCAAATATATTCAGTTGGCATCATGCTTCGGGATAATGATTTTG AATGGCGTTTTGGATGCCAGAAGATCTTGTAAGATCTTGCCAGTGACATTTCTGCTTTTGAGATTGTTACCCAGCTGGAGCTATCGGAGCGCAGAAAACATTACTCATCCTTATTCTATATTG ATCAAAGTTCTTGCTGGGAGATCTTATAGGTCTGAAAACATCTTCCAGCATCCAAAGTAA
- the LOC140859658 gene encoding uncharacterized protein isoform X1, whose translation MLALPVIFFAWWVKRCILLLKSRLSWNWMIVCWTAINFKLWSKYIQLASCFGIMILVLLEPNQNGVLDARRSCKILPVTFLLLRLLPSWSYRSAENITHPYSILIKVLAGRSYRSENIFQHPK comes from the exons ATGCTTGCATTACCTGTGATTTTCTTTGCTTGGTGGGTAAAAAGGTGCATATTGCTTCTCAAG AGTAGATTAAGTTGGAACTGGATGATTGTATGTTGGACAGCTATAAACTTCAAGCTATGGTCCAAATATATTCAGTTGGCATCATGCTTCGGGATAATGATTTTGGTATTGCTTGAACCAAATCAG AATGGCGTTTTGGATGCCAGAAGATCTTGTAAGATCTTGCCAGTGACATTTCTGCTTTTGAGATTGTTACCCAGCTGGAGCTATCGGAGCGCAGAAAACATTACTCATCCTTATTCTATATTG ATCAAAGTTCTTGCTGGGAGATCTTATAGGTCTGAAAACATCTTCCAGCATCCAAAGTAA
- the LOC105050072 gene encoding protein EDS1B, with protein sequence MKPRKTSGEERMGMGKEERVLIELCCSLSMRAHSSSSSASPFLLHSLPHPSPASIFAFPGSWSAEDWISGDRASFGETEVDSSLFPSLRSVGNDVAALVNMAFLRSFQRLLATSRLQSEVHRAIVEKKRIVFTGHSSGGAIAILATIWLLEQCFKFDNSSHVSPFCVTFGSPLVGDNVFHHALKRENWSHCFLHFVMTLDIVPRILLTPLSSIKEELQAILHFLCPRSLYFSLESIGNSQLVSFFYSTVLKSALSISSYRACLCMGCTNPSLGALTAFIKLTPYRPFGTYVFCTNNGRLVHVKNSDAILQLFFYCLQWVPGQTLSDFAHKSLNEHLQYELKLKQYLNMENVVHLDCLEALQLSLNNGDDDQMQVVGTASDDLELSNEAMLCLHAAEEWEKQKHRNQVKIDANYHKIHEALKFLENYRATCEIRELSYYDTFKCQTDVEDFNANVRRLEVAGLWDEIVEMLRRYELPDGFECQKEWVDLGTRYRHLVEPLDIANYYRHSKNEDTGSYLVKGRPKRYIYAQRWLEHVQKMTAGSSLESCFWAMVEELCVNSCNNKPFEEARERILELENKALGWFTSGKLGTDVLLGNSTFVRWWKTLPKQHRLESCIATFIDGDENLPMR encoded by the exons ATGAAGCCGCGAAAGACTTCAGGGGAAGAGAGGATGGGGATGGGAAAGGAGGAGAGGGTCCTGATAGAGCTTTGCTGCTCTCTTTCCATGAGAGCccactcctcctcctcctctgcttCCCCCTTCCTTCTCCATTCCCTCCCCCACCCCTCCCCCGCCTCCATTTTCGCCTTCCCTGGTTCTTGGTCCGCCGAGGACTGGATTTCCGGGGACCGAGCTTCCTTCGGGGAGACGGAGGTCGAttcctccctcttcccctctctcagGAGCGTCGGCAACGACGTAGCCGCCCTCGTCAACATGGCTTTCCTCCGTTCCTTCCAGAGACTCCTCGCCACTTCTAGGCTCCAATCAGAG GTTCATAGAGCTATAGTTGAGAAAAAGAGGATAGTTTTCACTGGTCATTCATCAGGAGGTGCAATTGCGATCCTCGCTACTATCTGGTTACTAGAGCAGTGCTTCAAATTCGACAATAGCAGTCACGTTAGTCCTTTTTGTGTAACTTTTGGGTCTCCTCTTGTTGGAGACAATGTTTTCCACCATGCTCTTAAGCGAGAAAATTGGTCACACTGCTTCTTGCATTTTGTCATGACACTGGATATTGTTCCACGGATTCTGTTAACTCCTTTGTCATCCATCAAAGAAGAACTTCAAGCCATTCTGCATTTCTTATGCCCTAGATCATTATACTTCAGCCTTGAATCCATTGGGAATTCTCAGCTGGTGTCATTTTTCTATAGCACAGTATTAAAGAGTGCACTATCAATTTCCAGCTATAGGGCCTGTTTGTGCATGGGATGTACAAACCCATCTCTGGGAGCTTTAACTGCCTTCATCAAACTTACTCCTTATAGGCCCTTTGGAACTTACGTTTTTTGTACCAATAATGGGAGACTAGTCCATGTGAAGAATTCAGATGCTATTCTGCAATTGTTCTTTTACTGTCTTCAGTGGGTTCCTGGGCAAACTTTATCAGATTTTGCACATAAAAGCTTAAATGAGCATTTGCAGTACGAGTTAAAGCTAAAGCAATACCTAAATATGGAAAATGTAGTTCATTTGGATTGTTTGGAAGCACTCCAATTGTCCTTAAATAACGGGGATGATGATCAGATGCAAGTGGTCGGAACAGCATCAGATGATCTTGAATTG AGCAATGAAGCTATGTTGTGTCTTCATGCAGCAGAAGAGTGGGAGAAACAAAAACACCGGAATCAGGTCAAGATTGATGCCAACTATCACAAGATACACGAAGCCTTAAAATTCCTGGAAAACTATCGTGCAACATGTGAAATACGAGAGTTGAGTTACTATGACACCTTCAAATGTCAAACAGACGTTGAAGATTTCAATGCTAATGTTAGGAGACTTGAAGTAGCAGGGCTTTGGGATGAGATTGTTGAGATGTTAAGAAGGTATGAACTTCCTGACGGCTTTGAGTGTCAAAAAGAGTGGGTGGATCTGGGTACAAGATATCGTCATTTGGTTGAGCCTCTGGACATTGCCAACTACTACAGGCACTCTAAGAATGAAGATACAGGATCTTACTTGGTAAAGGGTAGGCCCAAACGTTACATATACGCCCAGAGGTGGCTCGAGCATGTCCAAAAAATGACTGCAGGGTCTAGCTTGGAATCATGTTTCTGGGCAATGGTTGAAGAGCTTTGTGTTAATAGCTGTAATAACAAGCCGTTTGAGGAGGCAAGGGAGAGGATATTAGAACTGGAGAACAAGGCATTGGGATGGTTCACTTCTGGGAAGCTGGGGACAGATGTATTACTTGGTAATTCCACCTTTGTCAGGTGGTGGAAGACTCTTCCAAAACAGCACAGGTTGGAGTCCTGTATTGCAACATTCATAGATGGGGACGAAAATTTGCCAATGAGATAA
- the LOC105050073 gene encoding uncharacterized protein: MGFDSMAKDASVPTIAARDAGKKKRTNRSAKLKQCKLDARREQWLNQVKNKDGKHPCMGTGPNASSLPHPPLPPSARSNLETRPRLEEEREEHSISDFDSPTQSPTSSISGNSSRKGCPSNCISSGSSTESTSTSVSDNEEEEPDGRGEENGVLDDWEAVADALSADNDNNHPNSDPVVSIAEPAASPGTQKGAFWGATTKPQPIQPTPRAWRADDVFRPRSLPSISKQSSFPGSMERHYSAIQQGILALPSPCPICYEDLDPTDSRFLPCSCGFRICLFCHKRILEADGRCPGCRKQYDAVGVVMDVDSGGVPKSSIRLSRSCSMSSRF, translated from the exons ATGGGTTTCGACTCCATGGCGAAAGACGCTTCGGTTCCCACCATCGCCGCAAGGGATGCCGGCAAGAAGAAGagg ACCAACAGGTCGGCGAAATTGAAGCAATGCAAACTTGACGCGAGGCGCGAGCAATGGCTCAATCAAG TCAAGAACAAGGATGGCAAGCATCCATGCATGGGCACTGGCCCCaatgcctcctctcttcctcaTCCACCCCTCCCTCCGTCGGCCAGGAGTAATTTGGAGACGAGGCCGAGGCTGGAGGAGGAGCGGGAAGAGCACAGCATCAGTGATTTCGATTCCCCGACCCAAAGCCCCACTTCGAGCATATCTGGAAACTCATCAAGAAAGGGTTGCCCCTCCAACTGCATCAGCAGTGGAAGCAGCACCGAATCCACCTCGACAAGCGTCAGCGACAACGAGGAGGAGGAGCCAGATGGACGAGGAGAAGAAAATGGGGTCTTGGATGATTGGGAAGCAGTGGCTGATGCCCTGTCCGCTGACAATGATAATAACCATCCCAATTCCGACCCTGTAGTCTCCATCGCCGAGCCCGCTGCTTCTCCTGGCACCCAAAAAGGGGCATTTTGGGGGGCCACTACAAAGCCACAGCCCATTCAGCCAACTCCAAGAGCTTGGAGGGCTGATGATGTTTTCCGGCCACGGAGCCTGCCCAGTATCTCAAAGCAGAGTAGCTTCCCGGGGAGCATGGAGCGGCACTACAGTGCCATTCAACAAGGCATCCTTGCCCTACCATCCCCCTGTCCCATCTGCTACGAGGACCTGGACCCGACAGACTCGAGGTTCCTCCCATGTTCATGTGGCTTCCGTATCTGCCTCTTCTGTCATAAGAGGATTCTTGAGGCAGATGGGCGTTGTCCTGGGTGCAGGAAGCAGTATGATGCAGTGGGTGTGGTGATGGATGTGGACAGTGGCGGAGTGCCTAAGTCGTCCATCCGGTTATCCCGTTCTTGTAGCATGAGTTCGAGATTTTAG